A region of Candidatus Neomarinimicrobiota bacterium DNA encodes the following proteins:
- a CDS encoding T9SS type A sorting domain-containing protein, whose protein sequence is MSISWAQQSRATIQSGPIDYIDTLPERPLCALPTLTNEFTKAHLEKMKRYYPDVYNRMLAPPTLNKTTSVGTIQKFWVIVDDDQGGTKSEEVSAELLAKGDHTAIWADTSKISSSNNISSSLASQYITLLESNTPLGSRDTTKGIYDLELEYFGSPPNYDGDGIVDFLFTDIFSGAGGYFYGLDQTTGTGSNQRDIVYIDSYASVSYTEGTLSHELQHLIHYNYDTYETVQFNEGLSEMATIISGGDYISHAHYLNQADQMGWTWDGSAANYSMASLFVLYFVEQLGDASIKAFVQMNAGGNPKQSWQAFDQLMTNYGTGLTHKEWLVNWFTANYLHNKLIDPKFGYDQWMPMRARLTAKHLSGKVDAAGNTVKDYGANYIAYESSADSMEITFNTTSSGSPNFRSLEFNDSTVVVNTLSNGTKHLLYHDSLKVNSALFIIASTENRSINYDYASEGTDASGWTGFEEIAHDDGTADSFTTSDGSSFGFLGWGNNFEGSGWGVAFDPKMATNQLVELKVIMAFDQEFSGSGTPASADKDFYIHVWEMSDANGTVTDVVSPILWSTSRASLTGDWTRIDLTPYKEQLSNLGPIVIGIVEDDSVGTYFAMDKNLNGENYTYAFNYNSSGGLDPMNNFSIGGESLDGWNYMFRASFYIADSTVPEIKAGYMQHSIFSDVMKIYVVGNSVMSSDHMTVTANNAGFESVLEVNPVASNDSLLMIEQFKLNTSGTLDINVKGTMRYGRATIDTTFKYNVNFTSSQVGGDISSRDGNYIMSIPENSLDEDIYVIAGKDAIGPGTEKMRMANKFNLGSIYTVGPAGKKLNAGATISLLLNGLDPEFVSIGYWDGEVWREIRSFVSNDGTSIIGVGTHLGHYTLIPRGSGMPLAVELGSLIPTEYALKQNYPNPFNPETRIHYDLPESGHVSLVIYDILGRKLIQLVNSEQSPGRYNIFWKGVDGLGNPVSSGLYFYQLNAGNFSETKKMIISR, encoded by the coding sequence ATGTCCATTTCATGGGCTCAGCAATCACGTGCGACTATTCAATCGGGACCTATTGACTATATAGATACATTGCCCGAACGACCGCTTTGCGCATTACCAACATTGACGAATGAATTCACAAAAGCGCATTTAGAAAAAATGAAACGGTATTATCCTGATGTTTACAACCGAATGCTTGCACCACCAACTCTAAATAAAACTACAAGCGTGGGCACAATTCAAAAGTTTTGGGTGATTGTCGATGACGATCAGGGTGGGACCAAATCTGAAGAGGTTTCTGCTGAATTATTAGCCAAAGGTGACCACACGGCCATTTGGGCCGACACAAGTAAGATCAGTTCTTCAAACAATATTTCGTCCTCTTTGGCTTCTCAGTACATTACACTTTTAGAAAGCAACACTCCTTTAGGATCTCGGGATACTACAAAAGGTATTTACGATCTTGAATTAGAATATTTTGGCTCACCACCTAATTATGATGGCGATGGTATTGTTGATTTCCTTTTTACCGATATTTTTTCAGGAGCCGGTGGTTATTTTTACGGATTGGATCAAACAACAGGTACCGGTAGCAATCAAAGGGATATTGTCTACATCGATTCCTACGCTAGTGTTTCATATACAGAAGGTACCCTCTCTCACGAATTACAACATTTAATCCATTATAATTATGATACTTATGAAACGGTTCAATTCAATGAAGGTCTCAGTGAAATGGCCACAATTATTTCAGGTGGTGATTATATTTCTCATGCCCATTATTTGAATCAAGCAGATCAAATGGGCTGGACATGGGATGGGAGTGCGGCCAATTATTCAATGGCTTCTTTATTTGTCCTCTATTTTGTGGAGCAACTTGGTGATGCATCCATCAAAGCTTTTGTTCAAATGAATGCTGGAGGTAATCCAAAACAAAGTTGGCAAGCATTCGATCAGTTGATGACAAATTATGGCACCGGTCTTACTCATAAGGAGTGGCTTGTTAATTGGTTCACAGCCAATTATCTTCATAACAAATTGATCGACCCAAAGTTTGGATATGACCAATGGATGCCCATGCGCGCACGATTAACCGCCAAACATTTATCCGGGAAAGTGGATGCTGCTGGGAATACTGTTAAGGATTATGGCGCCAATTATATCGCATATGAATCTTCAGCAGATTCGATGGAAATAACTTTCAATACGACCAGTAGCGGTTCGCCCAATTTTCGCTCTTTAGAATTCAATGATTCAACCGTTGTAGTCAACACTCTATCAAATGGGACAAAACATTTACTTTATCATGACAGTTTAAAAGTAAACAGCGCATTATTTATTATTGCTAGTACAGAAAATCGATCCATCAATTATGATTATGCATCTGAAGGTACGGATGCATCTGGATGGACAGGATTTGAAGAAATTGCCCATGATGATGGTACGGCTGATTCATTCACCACATCCGATGGAAGTTCATTCGGATTTTTGGGATGGGGCAATAATTTCGAAGGATCGGGCTGGGGTGTAGCCTTTGACCCAAAAATGGCCACCAATCAATTGGTGGAGTTGAAAGTTATTATGGCATTTGATCAAGAATTTTCTGGATCAGGAACGCCTGCATCGGCGGATAAAGATTTTTATATTCACGTCTGGGAAATGAGTGATGCGAATGGAACTGTAACAGATGTCGTGTCACCCATTCTTTGGTCAACCTCAAGGGCCTCATTAACGGGTGATTGGACAAGAATTGACTTAACTCCTTATAAGGAGCAATTATCCAATTTAGGCCCAATTGTAATTGGTATTGTTGAAGATGATTCTGTGGGTACTTATTTTGCCATGGATAAGAATCTTAATGGTGAAAATTATACTTATGCCTTTAACTATAATAGTAGCGGTGGTCTTGATCCTATGAATAATTTTTCAATCGGAGGTGAATCGCTCGACGGATGGAATTATATGTTTCGGGCATCTTTTTATATAGCCGATTCAACGGTTCCTGAAATAAAAGCTGGTTATATGCAGCATTCAATATTTTCGGATGTGATGAAAATTTATGTTGTAGGAAATTCTGTTATGAGTTCAGATCACATGACCGTAACGGCCAACAATGCAGGCTTCGAATCGGTATTAGAAGTAAATCCGGTTGCATCGAATGACTCATTGTTAATGATAGAACAGTTCAAATTAAATACCTCGGGAACCCTGGATATAAATGTAAAAGGAACCATGCGGTATGGTAGGGCAACCATTGATACAACATTCAAATATAATGTGAATTTCACATCATCCCAAGTGGGTGGTGATATTTCTTCCCGGGATGGAAACTATATTATGTCAATTCCTGAGAATAGTTTGGACGAAGATATTTATGTGATTGCTGGAAAAGATGCCATTGGTCCGGGGACTGAAAAAATGCGAATGGCCAATAAGTTTAATCTAGGATCAATTTATACAGTGGGTCCTGCGGGTAAAAAACTGAATGCAGGCGCCACTATTTCGCTCTTATTAAACGGTTTAGACCCTGAGTTTGTATCTATTGGTTATTGGGATGGTGAAGTTTGGCGGGAGATTCGCTCTTTTGTTTCAAATGATGGTACATCAATTATTGGTGTTGGTACCCATCTAGGTCATTACACATTGATTCCCCGTGGGAGTGGGATGCCATTAGCCGTCGAATTAGGAAGCCTAATTCCAACAGAATATGCACTGAAACAAAATTACCCAAACCCTTTTAATCCGGAAACTCGTATCCATTATGATCTTCCTGAGAGTGGGCATGTATCTCTAGTGATTTATGATATACTTGGGAGGAAATTAATCCAACTTGTGAACAGTGAACAGTCGCCCGGACGGTACAATATTTTTTGGAAGGGTGTAGATGGATTAGGAAATCCAGTAAGTAGCGGTCTTTATTTTTATCAGCTGAATGCAGGTAACTTTTCTGAAACAAAGAAAATGATTATCTCAAGATGA
- a CDS encoding choice-of-anchor D domain-containing protein: MIFRRTIHLIVGSLLIFVACEDKKDPRFEILFEPLEFQYGKVEVSQTVSQKIRVKNTDKSSEAFIGEIIILDSPAFIMDFSGVLTLQKNESKEIYITFRPTSAQKYNAKISVSNDYAFSEMYLYGEGVAPVSFSLDQTKLEFGMVKSGETKDLDLIFTNNASSGFDLELALSIPSSDFSVIGGNNSLTIAPGLSQTVSISFTPTLASSTKSLKVTHNSSVQSNPLNIQLTGIMDESSIIMSKISEGWTQFENKNYNDSRKKFQDAMNKARIHATYDSVYGEAMYGRGWGTLFDQSMNDHGKGAFIDFVNVINDYGSKISGRSKLDCLAGKAISGALIGGSVEVYDTVVSAALDLLNQDQNYQFIHKTSVDHKDVRMALIQSYYYLGKYTEAAAQMNILDPSNSPHSTNPATLLAAIQALSGSL; the protein is encoded by the coding sequence ATGATTTTTCGTAGAACAATTCATCTCATTGTTGGGTCCTTGTTAATTTTTGTAGCATGTGAAGATAAGAAGGATCCACGTTTTGAAATTCTTTTTGAACCTTTGGAGTTTCAATATGGAAAAGTTGAGGTAAGCCAAACAGTCTCACAAAAGATCCGAGTTAAAAACACAGACAAATCATCTGAAGCTTTTATAGGAGAAATTATAATATTGGATTCACCTGCATTTATCATGGACTTTAGCGGTGTGTTAACGCTTCAAAAAAATGAATCAAAAGAAATCTACATTACGTTTAGACCTACTTCTGCCCAAAAATATAATGCAAAAATATCTGTGAGTAATGATTATGCATTTAGTGAAATGTATCTCTACGGAGAAGGTGTTGCTCCAGTATCATTCTCACTTGATCAAACTAAGCTGGAATTCGGCATGGTTAAGTCCGGTGAAACAAAAGATTTAGATTTAATTTTTACAAACAATGCTTCTTCAGGATTTGACCTAGAATTGGCATTATCAATTCCATCCAGTGATTTTTCTGTTATAGGTGGTAATAATTCATTGACTATTGCACCAGGCCTATCCCAGACTGTTTCCATTAGTTTTACACCTACACTGGCAAGTTCAACCAAATCGTTAAAGGTTACCCATAATAGTTCTGTTCAATCCAATCCACTAAATATACAATTGACTGGAATTATGGATGAATCAAGTATAATTATGTCTAAGATATCTGAAGGGTGGACTCAATTTGAGAACAAAAATTATAATGACAGTCGGAAAAAATTTCAGGATGCAATGAATAAAGCAAGAATTCACGCAACCTATGATAGCGTATATGGTGAAGCCATGTATGGTCGAGGTTGGGGAACATTGTTTGATCAAAGCATGAATGACCATGGAAAAGGCGCCTTTATAGATTTTGTAAATGTAATAAATGATTATGGATCTAAAATTTCTGGAAGGAGCAAACTTGATTGCCTTGCAGGGAAAGCCATAAGCGGTGCATTGATTGGTGGATCTGTTGAAGTTTATGACACTGTTGTATCCGCTGCATTAGATTTACTAAATCAAGATCAAAATTACCAATTTATCCATAAAACTTCTGTGGATCATAAAGACGTGCGTATGGCTCTTATTCAGTCTTATTACTATTTAGGCAAATATACAGAAGCTGCTGCACAAATGAATATTTTAGATCCATCAAACTCTCCCCATTCTACCAATCCAGCCACACTTCTGGCAGCTATCCAAGCACTCTCAGGCTCTCTTTAA
- a CDS encoding SDR family NAD(P)-dependent oxidoreductase, which yields MDLNGKTAIVTGASRGIGTYIAKTLARHGANIIAVARSEAGLQETKVDIENSGGSCQIIPFDLSNIDGLEGLVADIWSNHGPIQFLVNNAGIEHYQHYDRIQKSEILSILNINLHCPLELSRAIMPRMLDNSEGHIINISSLAGKKGVAYNSIYSASKAGLLMWADGMRQEYNDSPIDISVVCPGFISEAGMFNDGQIDPPPLLGSSKPQKVADAVIKALKKGSCEIIVNSGPIRPLLALGQISWKLADKIVRWFGVPALSRKRISF from the coding sequence TTGGATCTAAATGGCAAAACTGCCATAGTTACGGGTGCTTCCCGTGGCATTGGAACCTATATCGCAAAAACGCTGGCTAGGCATGGAGCAAATATAATTGCCGTTGCCAGGTCCGAAGCGGGTCTTCAGGAAACAAAAGTAGACATTGAGAATTCAGGGGGCTCATGCCAAATTATTCCATTTGATCTTTCAAACATTGATGGATTAGAGGGATTGGTGGCGGACATCTGGTCTAATCATGGTCCAATACAATTTCTAGTAAATAATGCCGGGATTGAACATTACCAACATTATGACCGCATCCAGAAATCAGAAATATTGTCTATTCTAAATATAAATCTTCACTGTCCATTGGAGTTGTCGCGTGCAATAATGCCTAGAATGTTAGATAATAGTGAGGGGCATATCATAAATATTTCCTCCTTGGCAGGGAAAAAAGGTGTGGCTTATAATTCAATATATTCTGCTTCGAAAGCTGGATTGCTCATGTGGGCTGATGGCATGCGCCAAGAATATAACGATTCACCCATTGATATTTCGGTAGTCTGCCCAGGTTTTATTTCAGAAGCTGGTATGTTTAATGATGGTCAAATTGATCCTCCTCCTTTATTGGGATCATCAAAGCCACAAAAGGTTGCTGATGCAGTCATAAAAGCTCTGAAAAAAGGTTCCTGTGAAATTATTGTGAATTCTGGGCCAATTCGTCCATTGTTAGCCTTGGGACAAATTTCATGGAAACTGGCGGATAAAATCGTTCGCTGGTTTGGGGTACCGGCGCTCAGCCGGAAACGGATTTCCTTTTAG
- a CDS encoding carboxypeptidase regulatory-like domain-containing protein — MKYIISISFLFALSFCQEETFTIHGKAAFAHGVLIPDAKVMLLDTTQKLIQKTKTSKKFLKKYGGGKFEFSNVPPGEYILSISFETRLNLKTRITLKNINLDLGVIYNKIPFPKYDITEYPVSDMKYMRPIPTEPIPEDTINIRHILVELNGQANTVIVDSITQDSVYYTQVKDLAQKSIDLYKVYLIYNHFGKPIFQSRSLKNRMSDLQKRDGYILLHSGDSVQYNMIYFGEGRIGPEAATFQLNDDTTMKAVYYSLYDIYKIKSGPSYLGNSVRKGFITGSIGIGSVIALQMYQAKSFTPLSYYTPDFSPIRRETGQYFYPAITTLSLCAIGWIAYDLYKDKRTNYMVPKYEKKPFPRNMFVFSLSEWMWKKSQPVIRPIMNSKPVKWWTNRKLRKIKKQATKRKSVSG, encoded by the coding sequence ATGAAATACATCATTTCTATTTCATTTCTTTTCGCTCTCTCCTTTTGTCAGGAGGAGACGTTCACCATTCATGGTAAGGCAGCTTTTGCCCATGGGGTACTCATCCCCGATGCCAAAGTCATGCTTTTAGATACTACCCAAAAATTAATCCAGAAAACAAAAACTTCTAAAAAGTTTTTAAAAAAATACGGTGGTGGTAAATTTGAATTTTCTAACGTGCCACCCGGTGAATATATTTTATCCATAAGCTTTGAGACACGTTTAAATTTAAAAACTAGAATTACGCTAAAAAATATAAATTTAGACTTGGGAGTTATTTATAACAAGATCCCGTTCCCTAAATATGACATCACTGAATATCCCGTTAGTGATATGAAATATATGCGCCCCATTCCAACAGAGCCCATCCCGGAGGATACCATAAATATTCGCCATATATTGGTTGAATTAAACGGGCAGGCGAATACCGTAATTGTAGATTCTATCACCCAAGATTCTGTCTATTATACACAAGTCAAAGATTTAGCACAAAAGTCTATAGACCTTTACAAAGTTTATCTTATTTACAACCATTTTGGAAAACCCATATTTCAATCGCGATCGTTAAAAAATAGAATGAGTGACTTACAAAAAAGAGATGGATACATTCTTTTACATAGCGGTGATAGTGTACAGTACAATATGATTTATTTTGGCGAAGGACGGATTGGTCCAGAAGCGGCAACCTTTCAATTGAACGACGATACAACGATGAAAGCAGTTTATTACTCCTTGTATGATATTTATAAAATAAAATCAGGCCCCTCCTATTTGGGCAATTCAGTACGAAAAGGGTTTATTACTGGATCAATCGGCATTGGGAGCGTTATTGCACTTCAAATGTATCAAGCTAAATCATTCACGCCACTTTCATATTACACCCCAGACTTCTCCCCCATTCGCCGGGAAACGGGGCAATATTTTTACCCTGCTATAACCACTTTATCACTTTGTGCCATTGGCTGGATAGCATACGATTTATATAAAGATAAACGGACAAACTATATGGTGCCTAAATATGAAAAGAAACCATTCCCTCGAAATATGTTTGTCTTTTCTCTATCGGAATGGATGTGGAAAAAGTCACAGCCAGTCATTCGGCCTATTATGAATAGTAAGCCTGTGAAATGGTGGACTAATCGAAAATTAAGAAAGATAAAAAAACAGGCGACTAAAAGGAAATCCGTTTCCGGCTGA